The Kwoniella mangroviensis CBS 8507 chromosome 1 map unlocalized Ctg02, whole genome shotgun sequence genome window below encodes:
- a CDS encoding glutamate-tRNA ligase, translating to MKTTSVPIIRAIVPKYKICKRCHSTTTSSEISTPTSPRLRFAPSPTGHLHLGGLRTALFNHLLARKWKGKWLLRIEDTDRTRFTEGAVDSLRGSLEWAGLDYDEGVGIGGKYGPYTQSERLNIYHHYTKELLSRNEAYECFCSPNELEAIKVSLKQQGMRHSYDGRCRHITDEEKVRKKKAGEKYVVRYKSSSESLNIPPDLIFGDNQPSAPTAGFDDFVLMKSDGWPTYHLASVVDDHLMEISHVLRGEEWLPSIPKHHSLYKAFGWTPPKFAHLPLLCNPDGTKLSKRKGDTFVEHYMKQGYESSALLNFLALMGWDYHSALSSKTTLDPHIRNDGHSLYELFTMDQLIEAFDITHITHRKAAVNQSRLDFLSKMTLRRMAGRLGNDGVMVNSGKISHDNENEGEREGLIRRFQQGLRDEKVLKGCELVEDVEYVEKVFDAELPRTTILTEMPMHSIFYFLPPTYTCHESQSMLKDLIPRIYCQYVSLFADTLQQSASSSSSTTLNEDLVWDVIHKLLHQLGIDRKPKLLVPIRHALTERKKGPSIPELITILGLDESLSRLRRGVEYVRELDQSNKRKQDQLE from the exons ATCATCCGAGCGATCGTACCGAAATACAAAATATGTAAACGATGTCATTCCACAACGACCAGCTCGGAAATCTCAACCCCGACTTCTCCAAGATTACGATTCGCTCCCTCGCCTACAGGTCACTTACATCTCGGAGGTCTACGAACGGCTTTATTTAACCATCTACTAGCTAGGAaatggaaagggaaatggCTACTGAGGATAGAAGATACAGATAGG ACTAGGTTCACGGAAGGTGCTGTAGATAGTCTGAGAGGATCTTTGGAATGGGCTGGGCTAGACTACGATGAAG GAGTCGGAATAGGTGGGAAGTATGGACCGTATACTCAA TCGGAAAGACTGAatatatatcatcactaTACTAAGGAACTCTTATCA CGAAATGAAGCATACGAATGTTTCTGCTCACCAAATGAACtggaagctatcaaagtATCGTTAAAGCAGCAGGGGATGAGACACAGCTACGATGGACGATGTAGACATATTacagatgaggagaaagtAAGGAAGAAAAAAGCTGGGGAAAAATACGTTGTGCGATACAAA TCCTCCTCCGAATCATTGAACATACCTCccgatctcatctttggCGATAATCAGCCGTCAGCGCCTACAGCGggctttgatgatttcgtaTTGATGAAATCTGATGGATGGCCTACATATCATCTGGCAAGTGTGgtagatgatcatctgatggAAATAAGTCATGTTTTACGGGGTGAG GAATGGCTACCATCTATACCGAAACATCATTCCCTTTACAAAGCATTTGGATGGACACCACCGAAATTCgctcatcttcctttactATGTAATCCGGATGGTACCAAGTTAAGTAAGAGGAAAGGTGATACGTTCGTAGAGCATTACATG AAACAAGGCTACGAATCCTCTGCTCTCCTAAATTTCCTAGCtttgatgggatgggacTATCATTCAGCCCTATCATCCAAAACCACTCTGGATCCTCATATCCGTAACGATGGCCATTCACTATACGAGTTATTCACGATGGATCAATTGATAGAAGCGTTCGACATCACACATATAACACATAGGAAAGCGGCTGTCAATCAATCAAGGTTGGATTTCTTAAGTAAAATGACATTGAGGAGGATGGCTGGTAGATTAGGCAACGATGGTGTGATGGTGAATAGTGGAAAAATCTCCCATGacaatgagaatgaaggtgaaagagagggTTTGATTAGGAGGTTTCAGCAGGgtttgagggatgagaaagttttgaagggatg CGAATTAGTGGAGGATGTAGAGTATGTCGAGAAAGTATTCGATGCTGAATTA CCCCGTACCACCATCCTCACCGAGATGCCAATGCATTCGATATTCTATTTCCTACCTCCCACATATACATGCCACGAATCACAGTCGATGTTAAAAGATCTCATACCGAGGATATACT GTCAATATGTATCCTTGTTTGCAGATACACTCCAACAATCCGCTAGTAGCAGTTCCTCTACAACACTGAACGAGGATTTAGTATGGGATGTGATACATAAATTATTACATCAATTGGGTATAGATAGGAAACCGAAACTGTTGGTTCCGATAAGACATGCTTTGACAGAgaggaaa AAAGGACCTAGTATACCTGAATTGATAACTATCTTGGGATTAGATGAAAGTTTATCAAGATTGAGGAGAGGTGTAGAGTACGTTAGAGAGTTAGATCAATCCAATAAACGAAAGCAAGATCAATTAGAGTAA
- a CDS encoding 6-phosphogluconate dehydrogenase, decarboxylating 1: MSSDLADVGLIGLAVMGQNLILNMNDKGFKVCAYNRTTSKVDHFLANEAKGTNIIGAHSIQELCSKLQRPRRIILLVKAGQAVDDFIAQLEPYLEKGDIIIDGGNSHYPDSIRRTHELEAKGLLFVGSGVSGGEEGARNGPSLMPGGSDAAWPHIKEIFQKTAAQAQGEPCCDWVGETGSGHYVKMVHNGIEYGDMQLIAEAYDILKRGLDLDEAEIAEIFEKWNTGVLDSFLIEITKDILKFNDTDGVPMVRKILDKAGQKGTGKWTAIDALDNGMPVTLIGEAVFARCLSAVKDERVRASKIIAAPERQPFQGDKQQFIDDLEQALYASKIISYAQGFMLMREAAKVNSWHLNNAGIAAMWRGGCIIKSVFLSDITAAYRENPELENLLVSPFFLNALAKAQPGWRRVIAQSTLWGIPIPAFTTALSFFDGYRTETLPANLIQAQRDFFGAHTFRVVPGYGNDHLKEGEDVHVKWTATSGNVSSSTYNA, encoded by the exons ATGTCTTCTGATCT CGCCGACGTTGGTCTTATCGGTTTGGCCGTTATG GGTCAAAACTTGATCCTTAACATGAACGACAAAGGATTCAAGGTTTGTGCTTATAACCG AACCACCTCAAAGGTCGACCATTTCCTTGCCAATGAGGCTAAGG GAACCAACATCATCGGTGCCCACTCTATCCAAGAACTGTGCTCCAAGCTCCAGAGACCTAGAAGAATCATCTTACTCGTTAAGGCCGGTCAAGCCGTTGACGATTTCATCGCTCAACTCGAACCTTACCTCGAAAAgggtgatatcatcattgacgGTGGTAACTCCCACTACCCCGACTCCATCCGAAGAACTCACGAACTCGAAGCCAAGGGTCTCCTTTTCGTCGGTTCAGGTGTCTCCGGTGGTGAGGAAGGTGCCAGAAATGGTCCTTCTTTGATGCCTGGTGGTTCCGATGCCGCCTGGCCTCACATCAAGGAGATCTTCC AAAAAACCGCTGCCCAAGCTCAAGGTGAACCTTGTTGTGACTGGGTTGGTGAGACCGGTTCAGGACACTACGTCAAGATGGTCCACAACGGTATCGAATACGGAGATATGCAATTGATCGCCGAGGCTTACGATATCCTCAAGAGAGGTCTTGACCTCGACGAAGCTGAGATCGCTGAGATCTTCGAGAAG TGGAACACTGGTGTCCTCGACTCTTTCCTTAtcgaaatcaccaaagataTCCTCAAATTCAACGATACCGACGGTGTCCCCATGGTCCGAAAGATTCTCGACAAAGCCGGTCAAAAAGGTACCGGTAAATGGACTGCCATCGATGCTCTCGACAACGGTATGCCCGTAACTCTTATCGGTGAAGCCGTGTTCGCTCGATGTCTCTCTGCCGTCAAGGACGAGCGAGTAAGAGCTTCCAAGATCATCGCTGCTCCCGAGAGACAACCATTCCAAGGTGACAAGCAACAATTCATCGA TGACCTCGAGCAAGCTCTTTACGCTTCCAAGATCATCTCTTACGCTCAAGGATTCATGCTTATGAGAGAGGCCGCCAAGGTCAACAGCTGGCACTTGAACAATGCCGGTATCGCCGCCATGTGGAGAGGTGGATGTATCATCAAATCCGTTTTCCTTTCCGATATCACTGCCGCCTACCGGGAGAACCCAGAATTGGAGAACTTGTTGGTctcccccttcttcttgaacGCCTTGGCCAAGGCTCAACCAGGATGGAGACGAGTGATCGCTCAATCTACCCTTTGGGGTATCCCCATCCCCGCTTTCACCACTGCTCTTTCGTTCTTCGATGGATACAGGACTGAAACCCTCCCCGCCAACCTTATCCAAGCTCAACGAGACTTCTTCGGTGCTCACACTTTCCGAGTCGTTCCTGGATACGGTAACGATCACctcaaagaaggtgaagatgttcACGTTAAATGGACTGCCACTTCCGGTAAcgtctcttcctccacttaCAACGCTTAA
- a CDS encoding mitochondrial 37S ribosomal protein bS16m: MPVRIRLARHGYKKSPLYHIVAINSKRPREGKPLETLGIYDPIPRLRKGVVVPPQANVFGSGPEDTGLIKKEKEIKWNVDRINYWLGVGAEPTRSVVKLLERGGVLTTPHKWQHPWSPAPPPSSTPPSQPQQTISQ; the protein is encoded by the exons ATGCCAGTCCGTATTCGTCTAGCCCGACACGGGTACAAGAAGAGCCCCCTCTATCACATCGTAGCCATCAACTCCAAACGACCTCGAGAGGGCAAGCCACTGGAGACATTAGGGATATACGACCCGATACCGAGATTACGAAAGGGAGTGGTCGTTCCTCCTCAGGCGAATGTTTTTGGTAGTGGACCAGAAGATACgggattgatcaagaaggagaaggagattaaGTGGAATGTGGATAGGATAAATTATTGGTTGGGTGTTGGGGCGGAACCTACTAGGAGTGTTGTGAAGCTTTTGgaaagg GGCGGAGTCCTCACAACACCCCATAAATGGCAACATCCCTGGTCACCCgcccctcctccttcatccacccCACCATCACAACCACAGCAGACGATATCACAGTGA
- a CDS encoding threonine ammonia-lyase, biosynthetic encodes MVTTNGLAIPTKTNGDLPSSSSHSFSKSPPSYMEYTSSAPFPPTSAKHDDNEDIPSHLYEKLPDHYLKVNGKGQKVPDYLKMILMSKVYSAPLNLKETPLTYAVNLSAKLGNEIWLKREDLHPVFSFKIRGAYNMMASLTEEEKKKGVVTCSAGNHAQGVALSGHSLNIPATVVMPVSTPSIKWRNVQRLGAQVVLHGRDFDEAKAECSRLEKEGGLTFIPPFDDPYVVAGQGTIAMEICRQISDADKISGIFGAVGGGGMIAGISSYIKRVAAPSVAIYGVETVDGDAMERSLRKGKRVLLDEVGPFADGTAVRIVGEEPFRVCKENLDGVVLVNNDEICAAIKDVFEETRSIPEPSGALALAGLKAHISRNNLVGANKRFVAVVSGGNMNFGRLRFVAERAEIGERREVLISIKVPEKPGSFLKFHSLLEGRAVTEFTYRYSSPSTGYIICSFILSCASSSATGPTPEARQKEINELFEKFKQEGIEATDLSEDEFSKSHVRHLVGGRSGVEDERLFRFEFPERPGALGNFLKGMKSDWNISMFHYRNHGADVGKVLIGIQVPKNSYDAFGEFLNDLGYVYVEETQNPAYTSLLRTQA; translated from the exons ATGGTAACTACCAACGG CCTGGCAATACCCACCAAAACCAACGGTGatctcccttcatcttcctcgcaTTCATTCTCCAAGTCACCGCCATCCTATATGGAATACACATCTTCAGCACCTTTTCCCCCGACGTCGGCCAAACATGATGACAACGAGGATATACCTTCACATCTGTATGAGAAATTACCGGATCATTATTTGAAGGTCAACGGGAAAGGACAGAAAGTACCGGATtatctcaagatgatcttgatgt CCAAAGTATACTCTGCTCCGCTGAATTTGAAAGAAACGCCTTTGACATATGCTGTCAACCTCTCTGCGAAACTTGGTAACGAG ATCTGGTTGAAACGTGAAGATCTCCATCCTGTATTTTCGTTCAAAATCAGAGGGGCATACAATATGATGGCTTCATTGAccgaggaggagaagaagaaaggtgtaGTGACATGTAGTGCTG GAAATCATGCTCAAGGAGTAGCATTATCCGGCCATTCACTTAATATCCCCGCAACAGTTGTCATGCCAGTCTCCACCCCATCTATCAAATGGAGGAACGTTCAGCGTCTAGGAGCTCAAGTAGTCCTACACGGAAGGGACTTTGACGAAGCCAAAGCGGAATGTAGTAGATTAGAAAAAGAAGGTGGTCTGACCTTCATACCCCCCTTCGATGACCCTTACGTCGTAGCTGGCCAAGGTACCATCGCCATGGAGATTTGTCGACAGATAAGCGATGCAGATAAGATATCAGGTATATTCGGTGCagtaggtggaggaggtatgatagctggtatatcatcttatATCAAGCGAGTAGCAGCTCCTTCAGTAGCTATATACGGTGTAGAAACTGTTGATGGGGACGCTATGGAACGAAGTTTGAGAAAAGGTAAAAGGGTCCTATTGGATGAAGTCGGACCTTTTGCGGATGGTACAGCCGTTAGAATCGTTGGTGAAGAACCTTTCAGAGTGTGTAAGGAGAATTTGGATGGGGTGGTATTGGTGAATAATGATGAAATCTGTGCGGCGATAAAAGATGTAttcgaag AGACCCGTTCCATCCCCGAACCCTCTGGAGCACTTGCCCTAGCAGGTCTCAAGGCCCACATCTCACGTAATAACCTCGTAGGGGCGAACAAACGATTTGTAGCTGTCGTCTCAGGGGGTAATATGAactttggtagattgagattcgTAGCTGAACGAGCGGAAATTggtgagaggagagaagtgTTGATTAGTATAAAAGTGCCTGAGAAACCTGGATC TTTCTTGAAATTCCATTCCCTGCTCGAAGGTCGAGCTGTCACGGAATTCACCTACCGTTATTCCTCTCCTTCTACAGGATACATCATCTGCTCGTTCATCCTTTCCTGCGCGTCATCGTCGGCGACTGGCCCGACACCCGAAGCGAGACAGAAAGAGATCAATGAATTGTTTGAGAAATTCAAGCAAGAGGGGATAGAAGCTACTGATCtgtcagaagatgaattctCGAAATCGCATGTTAGGCATCTAGTAGGTGGAAGAAGTggagtagaagatgagaggttATTTAGGTTTG AATTCCCAGAAAGACCAGGTGCTCTAGGTAATTTCCTGAAAGGTATGAAGTCAGATTGGAATATATCAATGTTCCATTATCGAAATCATGGAGcgg ATGTCGGCAAGGTACTTATCGGTATACAAGTGCCCAAAAACTCTTATGACGCGTTTGGTGAATTTCTGAACGATCTTGGATATGTCTATGTGGAAGAGACGCAGAATCCTGCTTATACTTCTCTGTTGAGGACTCAAGCATAG